The DNA segment AATCTCATTCGTCACCCCGATGTACCATCTTTTATCTATAAAGAGATGTGGGAAACGATCGAAAGCGGGAATCCATGGAACGGAGTCGTAAAAAATCGCGCCAAATCGGGCGACCATTACTGGGTGGATGCCACCATTACTCCAGTGATGAACGAAGGAATCGTCTCGGGGTATATGTCCGTTCGTAAGAAAGCGACTTCAAAACAGATTGAAAGAACACAAATTCTTTTCAAGGAATTGGAAAATACGGGTTCTATTTTTTGGAAGTTTAAACTTTCTTTTAGAATGCTTTTACAAAAGCTCGGACTTTCCGGAAAAATTCTAATCTACAGCTTGCTTGTTTTTGTTCCTTTGCTTATTGCAAATTTTCAATGGATCCATAAAGGTTTGATATTCCTGCCGCTGTTCGGAGTTTTTTGCGGCACTTTTGGAATTTTGTGTTTAATAATCACGATTCTCAATTACAAAAAAAAAATCCGCGAAATCATTTCGATCCAAAAGGATATAGTCAGCGGAAATTTTCTCAGAGAAATTCCCGCTAGAAACGAATATTCGGAAGTCGCCGAAATCTATTCCAGCTTAAGAGTTCTTGTCATTAGTATCTGGGGTTTGCTTGTCCAGATCAAAGAGAGCTTTGAAAAGAACAATCAGCTTTATACATATCTTTCCCAGTCAGCGGATCAATTTCAAAACAATACTCATTCTCAGGTGACCTCCGTTGAAAAGACAGCTTTTGCCTCTCAAGAACTTTCTTCAACGTTGGAAGAAATCGTTAAATCGATTCATCTTCAATCTACCGGGCTCGCTTCGATCAACGAAGGAATCGGTAAAGTAAACGAGTCGATTTATAACGTCTCGAAGTCGATGGGAAATCTTTCCACTCAAACGGCTTCCGTAAAACAAAAAGCGTCTCAAAGCGAGGAAACATTTGGAAGAGCCATTCTTGCGATGGATGAAATCAAAGAATATTCAAACGGGATCTCGAAGATCATAGGGATTATCACTTCTATTTCTGAAAAAACCAATCTATTGGCGTTGAACGCTTCCATAGAATCTGCGAGAGCGGGCGAGGCTGGAAAAGGTTTTAGCGTTGTAGCCGAGGAGATTTCAAAACTAGCGGATCAAACTCGAAATTCTATCAAGGAAATCGTAAGTCTTATCAATAATACGACAAAGGCGGTGGACTTTGGCGCTGAAAAATTTCAGGAATCTCTTTCTATCGTCAAAGAACTTACTGATTATATCGGAGAAGTAAATTCTTCCGTAACGATCGTAACCGCATCTCTTGCGGCTCAATCGGAAAAACTGAGTGAAATTCGGAAGAATACGGATCAGGTGAATCGTCTCGGTGAAGCCGTAAACGAATCCTCAGGATTTCAAAAAACCGCATCGAATGAAATCTCTTTATCCATGCACAATATAGCCAACAATTCGGAATCGATCGCAAAAACTTCGAAAGAGATAAAACACACCGTAGACGAATCCGTGTTGAAAGCGGGAAAAATACAGGAAATTCTAAAACATTTTAGAACATCGTAATCACTTTGAAAAATAAAAAATCAGGGATCATCTGAACTTGCATTTTGCTGCTCCTCTGAAAAAAATCTGCCGATATGTAAAGAGATGGAGAATCGATTTCTCAGACTGACGATTTTTATATCCATAGCGATCACCCTTTTTTCTTTTTGGGATCATCATCTCGTTCGTTATCTCAAGGATTTTATCGTATTTATTCATGAACTGGGACATGCGATCGCCGCACTTCTCACGGGCGGTTCTGTACATGCGATCGAACTTCACGGAAACGAATCCGGAGAAACGATTGCAATTCCAAACTCCGGAACAGGATCTTTTATCTTTGTTGTTTCGTCCGGTTATTTGGGATCCTGTTTGATCGGAGGATTTTTATTGAATCGAGGATTTTCCGGAAGGATGGTTCGTCCAACGTTGATTTCCTTTGGAGCAGTGTTGTTGTTGATGACGATCTCTTATTCCAAGCCGGGAAATCTTGCTCAGTATACCGGTATCCTTTGGGGTCTGGGTTTTGTATTACTCGGATTTTTTGATTTAAAACTGAATCATTTTGTACTCGTATTTATCGGAACGAGTATCACTCTTTATAGTCTTTATGATCTTTTGGATTTTACCGGAAACATTGTTTATACCGATGCAGGAATCATGGCTATGTGGATCACAGGGTCCAACCCTTCTCAAGCGATCCCAAAATCGGTAATTGTCCTGGGATATTTGATTGCTCTTCTCTGGTCTTTTTTTAGCCTATCCATCATATTCGTATCGGTCAAAAAGGTCTTCCAATCGAAAACTCAAGATCAGGA comes from the Leptospira sp. WS92.C1 genome and includes:
- a CDS encoding methyl-accepting chemotaxis protein — translated: MRKNLPITNKEIQIPVNAVLISRTDIKGKISYVSQDFADISGFSEKEMLGEPHNLIRHPDVPSFIYKEMWETIESGNPWNGVVKNRAKSGDHYWVDATITPVMNEGIVSGYMSVRKKATSKQIERTQILFKELENTGSIFWKFKLSFRMLLQKLGLSGKILIYSLLVFVPLLIANFQWIHKGLIFLPLFGVFCGTFGILCLIITILNYKKKIREIISIQKDIVSGNFLREIPARNEYSEVAEIYSSLRVLVISIWGLLVQIKESFEKNNQLYTYLSQSADQFQNNTHSQVTSVEKTAFASQELSSTLEEIVKSIHLQSTGLASINEGIGKVNESIYNVSKSMGNLSTQTASVKQKASQSEETFGRAILAMDEIKEYSNGISKIIGIITSISEKTNLLALNASIESARAGEAGKGFSVVAEEISKLADQTRNSIKEIVSLINNTTKAVDFGAEKFQESLSIVKELTDYIGEVNSSVTIVTASLAAQSEKLSEIRKNTDQVNRLGEAVNESSGFQKTASNEISLSMHNIANNSESIAKTSKEIKHTVDESVLKAGKIQEILKHFRTS
- a CDS encoding M50 family metallopeptidase; this encodes MENRFLRLTIFISIAITLFSFWDHHLVRYLKDFIVFIHELGHAIAALLTGGSVHAIELHGNESGETIAIPNSGTGSFIFVVSSGYLGSCLIGGFLLNRGFSGRMVRPTLISFGAVLLLMTISYSKPGNLAQYTGILWGLGFVLLGFFDLKLNHFVLVFIGTSITLYSLYDLLDFTGNIVYTDAGIMAMWITGSNPSQAIPKSVIVLGYLIALLWSFFSLSIIFVSVKKVFQSKTQDQEFPQEEDVFLFQEQGNVETPFPGDITPEVMEWFLSRGLDLNGRPLPSEFLEKEEQ